In Nocardia asteroides, the following proteins share a genomic window:
- a CDS encoding purine-nucleoside phosphorylase: protein MLAEQAALAIAERTGVPRHRVAVVLGSGWQQAAAEIGAPHASIAMPELPGFGMPSAQGHGGMVHSVSVNDTDVLLLMGRQHLYEGYTPQQVVHPVTAAVAAGAEIVLLTNAAGGIRPGLRVGEPVLIADHLNLTARTPLEGARFVDLVDAWDPELRTLAREIDPSLTEGVYAGLTGPQYETPAEIRMLATVGADLVGMSTVLEAIEARSRGARVLGISLVTNLAAGVTGQHLSHAEVLAEGQAAAPRLGKLLRGILERV from the coding sequence ATGCTTGCCGAACAGGCCGCTCTGGCGATCGCCGAACGTACGGGAGTGCCGCGTCATCGCGTGGCCGTGGTGCTGGGATCGGGGTGGCAGCAGGCAGCAGCCGAGATCGGCGCGCCGCACGCCTCCATCGCCATGCCGGAGTTACCCGGTTTCGGCATGCCCAGCGCGCAGGGCCACGGCGGCATGGTGCACTCGGTGTCGGTGAACGACACCGACGTGCTGCTGCTGATGGGCCGCCAGCACCTGTACGAGGGCTACACCCCGCAGCAGGTGGTGCACCCGGTGACCGCGGCCGTCGCGGCGGGCGCCGAGATCGTGCTGCTCACCAACGCCGCGGGCGGTATCCGGCCGGGGCTGCGGGTGGGCGAGCCGGTGCTCATCGCCGACCACCTCAATCTCACCGCGCGCACCCCGCTGGAAGGTGCCCGGTTCGTCGACCTGGTCGACGCCTGGGATCCCGAACTGCGCACCCTGGCCAGGGAGATCGACCCCAGCCTGACCGAGGGCGTGTACGCGGGCCTCACCGGTCCGCAATACGAGACGCCCGCCGAGATCCGCATGCTGGCCACCGTCGGCGCCGACCTGGTCGGCATGTCGACGGTGCTCGAGGCGATCGAGGCGCGCTCGCGCGGCGCCAGGGTGCTCGGCATCTCGCTGGTCACCAATCTGGCGGCCGGTGTCACCGGGCAGCATCTGTCGCACGCCGAGGTGCTGGCCGAGGGCCAGGCCGCGGCGCCCCGGCTGGGCAAGCTGCTGCGCGGGATCCTGGAGCGCGTGTAG
- the upp gene encoding uracil phosphoribosyltransferase gives MRTDTVDHPLAATLLSTMRDARTDNAAFRTALRDLTGILMYEALRDAPVVREPIDTPVAATQGVRLAAPPLLVPVLRAGLGMVYAAADLVPQARVGFVGIARDEQTHQPVPYLESLPADLTDLPVFVLDPMLATGGSMRHTLDLLVARGATDITAVCVVAAPEGVAALAATGYPVRLVTAAVDEKLNENAYIVPGLGDAGDRQFGPR, from the coding sequence ACCCTGCTGAGCACGATGCGGGACGCCCGTACCGACAACGCCGCCTTCCGCACCGCATTACGCGACCTCACCGGCATTCTCATGTACGAGGCGCTGCGCGACGCGCCCGTCGTGCGGGAGCCGATCGACACGCCGGTCGCGGCGACCCAGGGCGTGCGCCTGGCCGCGCCGCCGCTGCTGGTTCCGGTGCTGCGCGCCGGGCTCGGCATGGTCTACGCCGCCGCCGATCTCGTCCCGCAGGCCAGGGTCGGCTTCGTCGGCATCGCCCGCGACGAGCAGACCCACCAGCCCGTGCCCTACCTGGAATCGCTGCCCGCCGACCTGACCGACCTGCCCGTCTTCGTGCTCGACCCGATGCTGGCCACCGGCGGCTCCATGCGCCACACCCTCGACCTGCTGGTGGCCCGTGGCGCCACCGACATCACCGCCGTGTGTGTGGTCGCCGCCCCCGAAGGCGTTGCCGCGCTGGCCGCCACGGGCTACCCCGTCCGCCTGGTGACCGCGGCCGTCGACGAGAAACTCAACGAGAACGCCTACATCGTCCCGGGTCTCGGCGACGCGGGCGACCGGCAGTTCGGCCCACGCTGA
- a CDS encoding gamma-glutamylcyclotransferase — protein sequence MPIYAAYGSNMDSTQMLERCPHSPMSGTGWLEGWRLTFAGDDIGWEGPLATVVEDPGSRVFVVLYDVSPEDEDRLDRWEGSDFGIHKKIRIRVTGTQGESRLAWLYVLDAYEGGLPSARYIGVIADAAEKAGAPEDYVHALRTRNSKNVGPGA from the coding sequence GTGCCGATCTATGCCGCTTACGGGTCCAACATGGACTCGACGCAGATGCTGGAACGCTGCCCGCATTCGCCCATGTCCGGGACCGGGTGGCTGGAAGGTTGGCGCCTGACCTTCGCCGGTGACGACATCGGCTGGGAAGGGCCGTTGGCCACGGTCGTCGAGGATCCGGGTTCCCGGGTGTTCGTCGTCCTCTACGACGTCTCCCCCGAGGACGAGGACCGCCTCGACCGCTGGGAGGGCTCGGACTTCGGCATCCACAAGAAGATCAGGATCCGGGTCACCGGCACCCAGGGCGAGTCCCGGCTGGCGTGGCTGTACGTACTCGACGCCTACGAGGGCGGGCTGCCCTCGGCGCGGTACATCGGAGTCATCGCGGACGCGGCCGAGAAGGCCGGGGCGCCTGAGGATTACGTCCACGCCCTGCGCACCCGCAACAGCAAGAACGTAGGCCCCGGCGCTTGA
- a CDS encoding enoyl-CoA hydratase-related protein, with the protein MPYLERSGDVFVLYLGNEGETDNENRFSPGWIDAFHAALDEVEASEGAAALVTVATGKYYSNGLDTDWVFGNLDKIHGYLDRVHSLYTRLLTFPMPTVAAINGHAFGAGAMLATSHDFRVMRGDRGFWSLPEVHLGMPFTVGMNGLLKGRLSNQVCVRAMTTGHRFAADEAIAAGIVDAKADAEQVLAAAIERAAALTSLRKPITPIIKTALHAETLAALATPVTPENLPFGN; encoded by the coding sequence ATGCCGTATTTGGAGCGCTCCGGTGATGTGTTCGTCCTCTACCTCGGAAACGAGGGCGAGACCGACAACGAGAACCGTTTCTCGCCGGGCTGGATCGACGCCTTCCACGCCGCCCTCGACGAGGTCGAGGCGTCCGAGGGCGCTGCCGCGCTGGTCACCGTGGCGACCGGCAAGTACTACAGCAACGGCCTCGACACCGACTGGGTGTTCGGCAACCTGGACAAGATCCACGGCTACCTCGACCGCGTGCACAGCCTCTACACCCGGCTGCTGACCTTCCCGATGCCGACCGTCGCCGCGATCAACGGCCACGCCTTCGGCGCGGGCGCGATGCTGGCCACCTCGCACGACTTCCGGGTGATGCGTGGCGACCGCGGCTTCTGGTCGCTGCCCGAGGTGCACCTGGGCATGCCGTTCACCGTGGGCATGAACGGCCTGCTGAAGGGCAGGCTGAGCAACCAGGTGTGCGTGCGGGCCATGACCACCGGCCACCGCTTCGCCGCCGACGAGGCGATCGCCGCGGGCATCGTCGACGCCAAGGCCGACGCCGAGCAGGTGCTGGCCGCCGCGATCGAGCGCGCCGCCGCGCTGACCAGCCTGCGCAAGCCGATCACCCCCATCATCAAGACCGCGCTGCACGCCGAGACCCTCGCCGCGCTGGCCACTCCGGTCACCCCCGAGAACCTGCCGTTCGGCAACTGA
- a CDS encoding aminotransferase-like domain-containing protein, which produces MSLITPALAGKLAGLQSSAIRDLLKLTARAEVISLAGGLPDAALMPRERIAAASATALASSGVLQYTESPGWPALREVVAARESARIGRTVPVDEVFVTHGSQQALSLLAEVLLDPGALVIVEDPAYVGALQVFRAAGARIVAVPLDRDGLRLDVLEELLAAGERPAVVHTVSNFHNPGGVTLVPERRRRLAELAEAYGFWVIEDDPYGELWFDQPAPAPVAAYSAQVIRLSSVSKILAPALRVGWMVAPDRVCRAVELLKQGADLCGSALTHQIATELLTDTDWLAAHVDSVRAAYGARARALVGAVRATFGDRVHCTDATGGMFVWADFTDGTDTTTLLPAALEAGVAYVPGAAFAVSDAYRNSLRLCFTTSDEPTLTEAVTRLARAAALG; this is translated from the coding sequence ATGTCGCTGATCACGCCCGCCCTCGCGGGCAAGCTCGCCGGTCTGCAGAGCTCGGCGATCCGGGACCTGCTCAAGCTCACCGCGCGCGCCGAGGTGATCAGCCTCGCCGGCGGCCTGCCCGACGCGGCGCTCATGCCGCGCGAGCGGATCGCCGCCGCCTCGGCGACCGCGCTGGCGAGCTCCGGGGTGCTCCAGTACACCGAGTCGCCGGGGTGGCCCGCGCTGCGTGAGGTCGTCGCCGCCAGGGAGTCCGCGCGGATCGGCCGGACCGTGCCGGTGGACGAGGTGTTCGTCACGCACGGTTCGCAGCAGGCGCTGTCGTTGCTGGCCGAGGTGCTGCTCGATCCCGGTGCGCTGGTGATCGTGGAGGATCCCGCGTATGTCGGTGCGCTGCAAGTGTTCCGGGCCGCGGGCGCGCGAATCGTGGCCGTGCCGCTGGATCGCGACGGTCTGCGGCTGGACGTGCTGGAGGAGCTGCTGGCCGCCGGTGAGCGGCCTGCCGTCGTGCACACCGTGTCGAATTTTCACAACCCGGGCGGCGTGACGCTCGTGCCCGAACGGCGCAGGCGGCTCGCGGAACTGGCCGAGGCGTACGGGTTCTGGGTCATCGAGGACGACCCGTACGGCGAGCTCTGGTTCGATCAGCCCGCCCCGGCGCCCGTCGCGGCCTACTCCGCCCAGGTGATCCGGCTCTCCAGTGTCTCCAAGATCCTGGCCCCGGCCCTGCGGGTGGGCTGGATGGTCGCGCCCGACCGGGTCTGTCGCGCGGTCGAACTGCTCAAGCAGGGCGCCGATCTGTGCGGTTCCGCGCTCACCCACCAGATCGCCACCGAACTGCTCACCGACACGGACTGGCTTGCCGCCCATGTGGATTCGGTTCGCGCCGCCTACGGTGCCAGGGCCCGCGCCCTGGTCGGCGCCGTCCGCGCCACCTTCGGCGACCGCGTCCACTGCACCGACGCCACCGGCGGCATGTTCGTCTGGGCCGACTTCACCGACGGCACCGACACCACCACCCTGCTCCCCGCGGCCCTGGAAGCCGGCGTCGCCTACGTCCCCGGCGCCGCCTTCGCCGTCTCCGACGCCTACCGCAACTCCCTGCGCCTGTGCTTCACCACCTCCGACGAACCCACCCTCACCGAAGCCGTCACCCGCCTGGCAAGGGCGGCAGCCCTCGGCTGA
- a CDS encoding phospho-sugar mutase translates to MLRFGTAGLRGPLRDGPDGMNVTTVSRASAGVAAWLRERCLGGGAVVVGRDARHGSADFATATAEIFTAAGFPVTLLPEPVPTPVVAFAVRQLGAVAGVQITASHNPPADNGYKVYLDGGSQLIAPADTEIERCIDAVAEPVAREPVSPSGADLVDRYLARVAELPGLLGGPGERAAVRIALTPLHGVGGDLAVRALAAAGFTDVHVVAEQFAPDPDFPTVAFPNPEEPGAADLLLALADRVDADLAIALDPDADRCALGVPSPDGWRMLRGDETGVLLADYVLRTAAADPLVATTIVSSRLLSKLAPARSARYAETLTGFKWLARAGEGLVYAYEEAIGHCVDPATVRDKDGISAAVSAADLVALLKAGGRTLQDELDSYAVEFGLHAGGQVSLRLPDQAAAGALSAALRAHPPSEIAGTPVKFTDQAQVRGRMRTDALIFDADDFRIVVRPSGTEPKLKCYLEVFAPAPDTDALPRARAAATGRLGELATWCRSIATATS, encoded by the coding sequence ATGCTGCGCTTCGGGACCGCGGGTCTGCGTGGGCCGCTGCGCGACGGCCCCGACGGGATGAATGTGACCACGGTGTCGCGGGCGAGCGCGGGTGTCGCGGCCTGGCTGCGGGAACGCTGCCTGGGCGGTGGCGCCGTGGTGGTCGGGCGCGACGCCAGGCACGGGTCGGCGGATTTCGCGACCGCCACCGCCGAGATCTTCACGGCGGCCGGCTTTCCGGTGACGCTGCTGCCCGAACCGGTCCCGACGCCGGTGGTGGCGTTCGCGGTCCGTCAGCTGGGCGCGGTGGCCGGTGTGCAGATCACCGCCTCGCACAATCCGCCCGCCGACAACGGCTACAAGGTCTATCTCGACGGCGGCTCCCAGCTCATCGCGCCCGCCGACACCGAGATCGAGCGGTGCATCGACGCGGTCGCCGAACCGGTCGCGCGCGAACCTGTGTCCCCCTCCGGCGCGGACCTGGTCGACCGCTATCTCGCCCGGGTCGCCGAACTGCCCGGTCTGCTGGGCGGGCCGGGCGAGCGGGCCGCGGTGCGGATCGCGCTGACGCCCCTGCACGGCGTCGGCGGCGACCTCGCCGTGCGCGCGCTGGCCGCGGCCGGATTCACCGATGTACACGTGGTCGCCGAGCAGTTCGCGCCCGACCCCGACTTCCCCACCGTCGCCTTCCCCAACCCCGAGGAGCCGGGCGCGGCCGACCTGCTGCTGGCGCTGGCCGACCGGGTGGACGCCGACCTGGCGATCGCGCTCGACCCCGATGCCGACCGCTGCGCTCTCGGCGTCCCCAGCCCCGACGGCTGGCGGATGCTGCGCGGCGACGAGACCGGCGTCCTGCTGGCCGACTACGTCCTGCGCACGGCCGCCGCGGATCCGCTGGTGGCGACCACCATCGTCTCCTCCCGGCTGTTGTCGAAGCTGGCGCCCGCGCGCTCGGCCCGCTACGCCGAAACCCTCACCGGCTTCAAGTGGCTGGCCAGGGCGGGCGAGGGCCTGGTGTACGCCTACGAGGAGGCCATCGGCCACTGCGTCGACCCGGCCACGGTGCGCGACAAGGACGGCATCTCCGCCGCTGTCTCGGCCGCCGATCTCGTCGCCCTGCTGAAGGCGGGTGGCCGCACCCTTCAGGACGAATTGGACTCCTACGCGGTCGAATTCGGCCTGCACGCGGGCGGCCAGGTCTCCCTGCGCCTGCCCGACCAAGCTGCCGCGGGCGCGCTCTCCGCCGCCCTGCGCGCTCACCCGCCCAGCGAGATCGCGGGCACACCGGTGAAATTCACCGACCAGGCCCAGGTCCGCGGCCGGATGCGCACCGATGCCCTGATCTTCGACGCCGACGATTTCCGCATCGTCGTCCGGCCGTCGGGCACCGAGCCGAAACTCAAGTGCTACCTGGAGGTGTTCGCCCCGGCCCCCGACACCGACGCGCTGCCCCGGGCGCGGGCAGCCGCCACCGGCCGCCTCGGCGAACTGGCCACCTGGTGCCGCTCGATCGCCACGGCGACCAGCTGA
- a CDS encoding DUF4913 domain-containing protein, with protein MGSVDSGGDRPTYTDVSEWVAGYFVRLVGDAVGYRPGEQVYWCREWWRHPGAVVRLDALWRAWEDLRLSGGAGISVWFLDHADPHVHVLLSASGPFGLCSIEGGHRETSPLPIAELRSADRGVFDTGDATRYGAPPPR; from the coding sequence ATGGGGAGTGTGGACAGCGGCGGGGACAGACCGACGTACACCGATGTGTCGGAATGGGTCGCCGGCTACTTCGTCCGGCTGGTCGGCGACGCCGTGGGATACCGGCCGGGCGAACAGGTGTACTGGTGCCGGGAATGGTGGCGCCATCCCGGCGCGGTGGTCCGGCTCGACGCCCTGTGGCGGGCATGGGAGGACCTGCGGCTCAGCGGGGGTGCCGGGATCAGCGTGTGGTTCCTCGATCACGCGGATCCGCATGTCCACGTTCTGCTCTCGGCGTCGGGACCGTTCGGGCTCTGTTCGATCGAGGGTGGTCATCGCGAGACGTCGCCGTTGCCGATCGCGGAGTTGCGGTCCGCCGACCGTGGGGTTTTCGATACGGGAGACGCCACCCGGTACGGGGCGCCGCCTCCGCGCTGA
- a CDS encoding NAD(P)H-quinone dehydrogenase has product MARIAIIGGGPAGYEAALVAAQHGASVTLVDADGIGGACVLWDCVPSKTFIASTGLRTDLRRARDLGITLDASQAQVHLPEVNGRVKALALAQSSDIRAKLQAAGVRLLSGRGELVGPAAGLAHRVSASLDDGSTEEFEAEVVLIATGASPRVLPGAEPDGERVLNWRQLYDLQELPETLVVVGSGVTGAEFVSAYTEMGVRVKLVSSRDRVLPGEDADAALVLEEALAERGVELVKHARADAVERTADGIVVKLSDGRTVTGSHALMTVGSTPNTQHLGLDKVGIELDRGGYLRVDRVSRTSVPGIYAAGDCTGLLPLASVAAMQGRIAMYHALGEGVSPIRLKTVASAVFTRPEIATVGVSQTAIDNGEVPARTVMLPLNTNPRAKMSGLRRGFVKIFCRPATGVVIGGVVVAPIASELILPIALAVQNNLTVTDLAQTFSVYPSLTGSVTEAGRLLMRHDDLD; this is encoded by the coding sequence GTGGCACGGATTGCGATCATCGGTGGCGGACCGGCGGGATACGAGGCGGCGCTGGTGGCCGCCCAGCACGGGGCCTCGGTGACCCTGGTCGATGCCGACGGCATCGGTGGCGCGTGCGTGCTGTGGGATTGCGTGCCGTCGAAGACCTTCATCGCCTCCACCGGGCTGCGCACCGACCTGCGCCGCGCCCGCGACCTGGGGATCACCCTCGACGCCAGTCAGGCGCAGGTGCATCTGCCCGAGGTGAACGGCCGCGTCAAGGCGCTGGCGCTGGCGCAGTCCTCCGACATCCGGGCGAAGCTGCAGGCCGCCGGGGTGCGGCTGCTGTCGGGCCGGGGTGAATTGGTCGGTCCCGCCGCCGGTTTGGCACACCGGGTGTCGGCGAGCCTGGACGACGGCAGCACCGAGGAGTTCGAGGCCGAGGTCGTGCTGATCGCGACCGGCGCCAGCCCGCGGGTGCTGCCCGGCGCCGAGCCCGACGGTGAGCGCGTCCTGAACTGGCGTCAGCTCTACGACCTGCAGGAACTGCCCGAGACGCTGGTGGTGGTCGGTTCCGGTGTGACCGGTGCCGAGTTCGTCTCCGCCTACACCGAGATGGGTGTGCGGGTGAAGCTGGTTTCCAGCCGCGACCGGGTGCTGCCGGGCGAGGACGCCGACGCGGCGCTGGTGCTGGAGGAGGCGCTGGCCGAGCGCGGCGTCGAGCTGGTCAAGCACGCGCGCGCCGACGCGGTGGAGCGCACCGCCGACGGCATCGTGGTGAAGCTGTCCGACGGCCGCACCGTCACCGGCTCGCATGCCCTGATGACCGTCGGTTCCACCCCGAACACCCAGCACCTGGGCCTGGACAAGGTCGGTATCGAGCTCGATCGCGGCGGTTACCTTCGCGTCGACCGGGTTTCGCGCACCTCGGTGCCCGGCATCTACGCCGCGGGCGACTGCACCGGGCTGCTGCCGCTGGCCTCGGTGGCCGCGATGCAGGGCCGCATCGCGATGTATCACGCGCTGGGCGAGGGCGTGAGCCCGATCCGGCTCAAGACGGTGGCCTCGGCGGTGTTCACCCGCCCCGAGATCGCGACCGTGGGCGTCAGCCAGACCGCCATCGACAACGGCGAGGTGCCCGCGCGCACGGTGATGCTGCCGCTGAACACCAACCCGCGCGCGAAGATGTCGGGGCTGCGGCGTGGCTTCGTCAAGATCTTCTGCCGCCCGGCCACCGGTGTGGTGATCGGTGGGGTGGTGGTGGCGCCGATCGCCTCGGAGCTGATCCTGCCGATCGCGCTGGCGGTGCAGAACAACCTCACCGTCACCGATCTCGCGCAGACGTTCTCGGTGTACCCGTCGCTGACCGGTTCGGTCACCGAAGCCGGGCGTTTGCTGATGCGCCACGACGACCTGGACTGA
- a CDS encoding M20 family metallopeptidase has protein sequence MPGPEIVDAWLAEHTADLVQWRRHIHANPELSRAEFATTEFVSGWLTKAGLSWEVLPGGTGLICDLGPTDTQRIALRADMDALPMQEFTGLSFASTVPGVSHACGHDAHTTVLLGTALALAEAQDALPVGVRLVFQPAEEVMPGGALDVVAAGAMQGVDRIFALHCDPRLEVGKVGLRTGAITSAADTVELVLDSPGGHTSRPHLTSDLVYAIGTVITGLPGLLSRRVDPRTSTVMVWGAVSAGKAPNAIPQTGMLTGTVRTGDHATWLLLEPLVREIVDSLLAPTGVRYQLNYKRGVPPVVNDATSALMFENAILAMGPDALADTPQSGGGEDFSWYLEEVPGAMARLGVWSGTGDQLDLHQPTFDIDERALAVGVRTLTNIVLQA, from the coding sequence ATGCCAGGACCGGAAATCGTCGACGCGTGGCTGGCCGAACACACCGCCGACCTCGTGCAATGGCGCAGGCACATCCACGCCAACCCCGAATTGTCGCGCGCGGAGTTCGCGACCACCGAGTTCGTGTCGGGCTGGCTCACCAAGGCGGGACTGAGCTGGGAGGTGCTGCCCGGCGGCACCGGCCTGATCTGCGACCTCGGCCCCACCGACACCCAGCGGATCGCGCTGCGGGCCGACATGGACGCCCTGCCGATGCAGGAGTTCACCGGCCTGAGCTTCGCCTCCACCGTGCCCGGCGTGTCGCACGCGTGCGGGCACGACGCGCACACCACCGTGCTGCTGGGCACCGCGCTGGCGCTGGCCGAGGCGCAGGACGCGCTGCCGGTCGGCGTGCGGCTGGTGTTCCAGCCCGCCGAGGAGGTGATGCCGGGCGGTGCGCTCGACGTCGTCGCCGCGGGTGCGATGCAGGGGGTGGACCGGATCTTCGCGCTGCACTGCGATCCGCGGCTAGAGGTGGGCAAGGTCGGGCTGCGGACCGGCGCGATCACCTCGGCGGCCGACACCGTCGAGCTGGTGCTCGACTCGCCCGGCGGGCACACCTCCCGGCCGCACCTGACCAGCGATCTGGTCTACGCGATCGGCACCGTGATCACCGGCCTGCCCGGTCTGCTGAGCCGCCGGGTCGACCCGCGTACCAGCACCGTGATGGTGTGGGGCGCGGTCAGCGCGGGCAAAGCGCCCAACGCGATCCCGCAGACCGGCATGCTCACCGGCACCGTCCGCACCGGCGACCACGCCACCTGGCTGCTGCTGGAGCCGCTGGTCCGCGAGATCGTCGACAGCCTGCTCGCCCCCACCGGCGTGCGCTACCAGCTCAACTACAAGCGCGGCGTGCCCCCGGTGGTCAACGACGCGACCTCGGCCCTGATGTTCGAGAACGCGATCCTGGCGATGGGTCCCGACGCCCTGGCCGACACCCCGCAGTCCGGCGGCGGCGAGGACTTCTCCTGGTACCTGGAGGAGGTCCCCGGCGCCATGGCCCGCCTCGGCGTCTGGTCCGGCACCGGCGACCAATTGGACCTGCACCAGCCCACGTTCGACATCGACGAACGAGCCCTGGCGGTAGGCGTGCGAACCCTCACGAACATCGTCCTCCAGGCCTGA
- a CDS encoding M20 family metallopeptidase, whose protein sequence is MAPARTGELSATASDAAIAAAADELIGLSHAIHAEPELAFAETRSVAKILASLGARGFAVTTGVAGLPTAFRAVYGSGPLTVGICAEYDALPEIGHACGHNIIAASAVGAAIGLAEVADQLGLTVVVLGTPAEESGGGKVLMLEAGAFDDIAMAMMVHPGPADIVGARSLALADLSVVFHGREAHASAAPELGRNAGDAVTVTQVAVGLLRQHLRPGQQLHGIVADGGVAPNIVPGRAELLYYLRAADSASLDDLMRRAKACFEAGALATGCTHDIRTLAPTYTELTPDPVLSAVYRAQITGLGRVPIAPELEVLRPLGSTDMGNVTNVIPGIHPVIGIDAGGAVTHQPDFAAAAVNASADRAVLDGARALARTAVATARDEVHRDRLLQRLVERQEDIR, encoded by the coding sequence ATGGCACCCGCGCGCACCGGCGAACTCTCGGCCACCGCATCCGATGCCGCGATCGCCGCGGCGGCGGATGAACTGATCGGGCTCTCGCACGCGATCCACGCCGAACCCGAACTCGCCTTCGCCGAGACGCGCAGCGTCGCGAAGATCCTGGCCTCGCTCGGCGCGCGCGGATTCGCCGTCACCACCGGAGTCGCCGGCCTGCCGACGGCGTTTCGCGCCGTCTACGGCAGCGGCCCGCTCACGGTCGGGATCTGCGCCGAATACGACGCGCTGCCCGAGATCGGCCACGCCTGCGGGCACAACATCATCGCCGCGTCCGCGGTCGGCGCCGCGATCGGGCTGGCCGAGGTGGCCGATCAGCTGGGGCTGACGGTCGTCGTGCTCGGCACGCCCGCCGAGGAGAGCGGCGGCGGCAAGGTGCTGATGCTCGAGGCGGGCGCCTTCGACGACATCGCGATGGCGATGATGGTCCACCCCGGCCCGGCCGACATCGTCGGCGCGCGCTCGCTGGCGCTGGCCGACCTGTCCGTCGTCTTCCACGGCCGCGAGGCGCACGCCAGCGCGGCGCCGGAGCTGGGCCGCAACGCGGGCGACGCGGTGACCGTCACCCAGGTTGCCGTCGGCTTGCTGCGTCAGCATCTGCGTCCTGGCCAGCAGCTGCACGGTATAGTCGCTGACGGTGGCGTAGCCCCCAACATCGTGCCCGGACGAGCGGAGTTGCTGTACTACCTCCGCGCGGCTGATTCCGCGTCACTCGACGACCTGATGCGACGAGCGAAGGCGTGTTTCGAGGCGGGCGCCCTGGCAACCGGCTGCACTCACGACATACGGACGCTCGCGCCCACCTATACCGAGCTCACTCCCGATCCGGTTCTCTCGGCCGTCTACCGCGCGCAGATCACCGGATTGGGCCGGGTGCCGATCGCACCCGAGCTCGAGGTGCTGCGTCCGCTCGGGAGCACCGACATGGGCAACGTCACCAACGTGATCCCCGGTATCCACCCGGTGATCGGCATCGACGCCGGTGGCGCGGTGACCCATCAGCCGGACTTCGCCGCCGCCGCGGTGAACGCCTCGGCCGATCGTGCGGTACTCGACGGCGCCCGCGCACTGGCGCGTACCGCTGTCGCGACGGCACGCGATGAAGTACACAGAGACAGGTTGTTGCAACGGCTGGTCGAACGACAGGAGGACATTCGGTGA